One window from the genome of Echinicola vietnamensis DSM 17526 encodes:
- a CDS encoding branched-chain amino acid aminotransferase, whose product MEIKRQLTSQCAIKQFNFNQFQFGVEATDHMLVARYSDGHWHSATIQPYEQLVLSPLAMCLHYGQTVFEGLKAYRQEDDTISIFRLARHHERINQSLRRMAMPEIPEELFETGIRELVDLEQEWIRGGEGNSLYIRPFVIATEARLGVSISTDYLFMVVCTPMAAYYAKPLKVKVERHYTRAVPGGVGAAKNGGNYGAAYYPAHLAQQAGFDQVIWTDARDHQFVEESGTMNLMFIIDGVLLTPPAGETVLAGVTRDSLLSIARDMGWPVEERPISLKELEEAFSTGKKVEAFGAGTAAVVAPLELIQIDGQDFRPYIAEDAQMYQLKARLSAIRAGKEKDPYAWNTVLEKALTK is encoded by the coding sequence ATGGAAATTAAAAGGCAGTTAACGTCTCAGTGTGCCATCAAACAGTTTAATTTTAATCAATTTCAATTTGGCGTAGAGGCTACAGATCACATGCTGGTGGCCAGGTACAGTGATGGCCATTGGCATTCGGCGACCATTCAGCCTTATGAACAGCTGGTTTTATCTCCTTTGGCAATGTGTCTTCATTATGGGCAGACGGTCTTCGAGGGGCTGAAAGCTTACCGGCAGGAAGATGACACCATCAGTATTTTCCGCCTAGCGCGCCACCACGAGCGGATCAATCAGTCTTTGCGCAGGATGGCGATGCCGGAAATACCCGAGGAACTTTTTGAAACAGGAATCAGGGAATTGGTGGACTTGGAGCAGGAATGGATCAGGGGAGGGGAAGGAAACTCCCTTTATATCCGGCCGTTTGTGATTGCGACTGAAGCGCGATTGGGGGTCAGTATCTCTACCGATTATTTGTTTATGGTGGTATGCACACCGATGGCTGCTTACTATGCGAAGCCCCTGAAGGTAAAAGTGGAAAGGCACTATACTCGAGCAGTCCCAGGAGGGGTAGGGGCAGCCAAAAATGGCGGGAACTATGGCGCGGCCTATTACCCCGCCCATTTAGCGCAGCAAGCAGGGTTTGACCAGGTGATTTGGACCGATGCCCGTGATCACCAGTTCGTGGAAGAATCCGGGACGATGAACCTCATGTTTATCATAGATGGGGTCCTGCTGACGCCACCGGCAGGAGAAACGGTTTTGGCTGGTGTGACGCGGGATTCGCTGCTGAGCATCGCAAGGGACATGGGCTGGCCAGTGGAAGAGCGGCCAATCAGCTTGAAGGAGCTAGAGGAGGCTTTTAGCACAGGGAAGAAAGTAGAGGCCTTTGGAGCCGGAACGGCAGCAGTGGTAGCCCCTTTGGAGCTTATCCAGATAGATGGCCAAGATTTTCGGCCCTATATCGCCGAGGATGCTCAGATGTACCAATTGAAAGCTCGACTGTCAGCCATCCGTGCCGGGAAGGAGAAAGATCCTTATGCTTGGAATACCGTGCTGGAAAAAGCCTTGACAAAGTAA
- a CDS encoding RNA polymerase sigma factor, translated as MRNILKTRKGREEFFLKMYYESFPSVARYVSRRGGSMEDAKDVFQESLMIYYEQLVAGKKVHEHEGYLFGVARHLWYKRFREASSLPLVADESALSQVTDSEQDKADKPLHLLSFLQSAGEKCMEMLRSFYYDRLSMDEVAHRYGYRTTRSATVQKFKCLEKVRAQVKDKSLTYEDFTT; from the coding sequence ATGAGGAATATATTGAAAACCCGTAAAGGCAGGGAGGAGTTTTTCCTGAAGATGTATTATGAGTCATTTCCATCCGTCGCCCGCTATGTGAGTAGGCGAGGAGGTTCGATGGAGGATGCAAAGGATGTCTTTCAGGAAAGTTTGATGATCTATTACGAGCAGTTGGTAGCAGGAAAAAAGGTTCACGAGCATGAGGGGTATCTTTTTGGCGTAGCCAGGCATCTTTGGTACAAGCGTTTTCGTGAAGCTTCATCTTTGCCGCTTGTAGCAGATGAATCAGCGCTGTCACAGGTCACGGATAGTGAGCAGGACAAAGCAGACAAACCTTTGCACCTATTGAGCTTTCTCCAATCAGCAGGTGAAAAATGCATGGAGATGTTAAGGTCATTTTATTACGATCGACTTTCGATGGATGAAGTTGCCCACCGATATGGATATCGAACCACACGGTCTGCCACGGTGCAGAAATTTAAATGCCTGGAAAAAGTACGAGCACAAGTAAAAGATAAATCACTGACCTATGAGGACTTCACTACGTGA
- a CDS encoding ClpP family protease: MISANASQVVPMVIDQNDYSGRAYNIFSLLLKERIIFLGSAINDQVANLVVAQLLFLNSQDTKRPISLYIQSPGGSVYAGMAIYDTIQMISAPVITLAVGFTGSMATALLTSGAKGKRQALSHATIHMHPTSGGSKGYTEDVRIATKEQERLQVQLFHIIGNNIGHKWQEIEELFLRDRYMSAPEAKEYGLVDEVLGNTTDIVQLQNMPFGVRFYEDVS; this comes from the coding sequence ATGATTTCAGCAAATGCCTCACAGGTCGTCCCAATGGTGATCGACCAGAACGATTATAGCGGAAGGGCCTACAATATTTTCAGTTTATTGCTCAAGGAGCGGATCATTTTTTTGGGAAGTGCCATCAATGATCAAGTGGCCAATTTGGTGGTGGCCCAGCTACTGTTCCTGAACAGCCAAGACACCAAAAGGCCAATTAGCCTGTATATTCAGAGCCCTGGGGGGAGTGTCTATGCGGGGATGGCGATATATGATACGATCCAGATGATTTCGGCACCGGTGATCACGTTGGCAGTGGGGTTTACGGGAAGTATGGCGACGGCCTTGCTCACAAGTGGGGCAAAAGGCAAACGCCAAGCCCTGTCACATGCCACTATCCACATGCACCCTACCAGCGGAGGATCCAAAGGTTATACGGAAGATGTCAGGATAGCGACCAAGGAGCAGGAGCGTCTTCAGGTCCAGCTTTTTCATATTATTGGCAACAATATCGGCCATAAATGGCAGGAAATCGAGGAGTTGTTTCTCCGAGACCGTTATATGAGTGCGCCGGAAGCCAAAGAATATGGCTTGGTAGACGAGGTACTCGGAAACACAACGGATATTGTCCAACTGCAAAACATGCCTTTTGGGGTAAGGTTTTACGAGGACGTTTCATAA
- a CDS encoding rhamnogalacturonan acetylesterase, producing the protein MKNLKYGLSAGIILWTLLMAFTPKAEKHTLYIIGDSTVRNSRGDGGPGQWGWGTFIDDFFDSSQLAVSNQAMAGRSTRTFVKEGRWQRVLDALQPGDFVMMQFGHNEGSKPDTTRAGYRGVLPGTGEETVDLTWPDGTAETVHTYGWYLKKFVTEAKAKGATPIICSMIPRNKFQDGEVERADQDYGKWAKEIARKTGAHFVDLNSIVADQYDQWGPQVVPSLFEKDHTHTNEAGARINAWSVVQGIKALEDCSLKAYLSKDKPTLYLIGDSTVKNGQGDGAGGLWGWGDYMAPYFDLDRIKVQNHALGGTSSRTYQTYGLWEKVREQLEPGDYVIMQFGHNDSSPLDDSHRARGTIRSADTAAEEIYNPITEQYETVYSYGQYLKQMITATKAAGATPIVCSLIPRNNWKDGKVNRANDSYGLWAKQAAEAREACFIDLNNIIADGYDELGEDYVRAHFFNDTDHTHTILDGAKYNAKAVVQGIQGLEDCDLKGYLVED; encoded by the coding sequence ATGAAAAACCTAAAATATGGACTCTCGGCAGGCATCATCTTATGGACATTGTTGATGGCTTTTACGCCGAAAGCAGAAAAACACACCCTTTATATCATCGGGGACAGTACTGTCCGTAACAGCCGCGGGGACGGTGGCCCAGGACAATGGGGCTGGGGGACATTTATCGATGATTTCTTCGACAGCTCGCAGTTGGCAGTTAGTAACCAGGCCATGGCGGGAAGAAGTACCCGGACATTTGTGAAGGAAGGCCGATGGCAACGGGTGCTGGATGCCCTTCAGCCCGGCGATTTTGTCATGATGCAATTTGGTCACAATGAAGGCAGCAAACCCGACACCACCAGAGCGGGTTATCGCGGGGTGCTTCCCGGCACTGGAGAGGAAACGGTCGATCTCACCTGGCCGGACGGAACAGCGGAAACGGTGCATACTTATGGCTGGTACCTGAAGAAATTTGTGACGGAAGCCAAGGCAAAAGGCGCCACGCCCATCATCTGCTCGATGATCCCCAGAAATAAATTCCAAGATGGCGAAGTGGAGCGGGCGGACCAAGATTACGGCAAATGGGCCAAGGAGATTGCCCGTAAAACCGGGGCCCATTTCGTGGATCTCAACAGCATCGTCGCCGATCAATACGATCAATGGGGGCCACAGGTGGTGCCTTCCCTCTTCGAGAAAGACCATACCCATACCAACGAGGCCGGGGCACGGATCAATGCTTGGTCAGTGGTTCAGGGCATTAAGGCCCTGGAAGATTGCTCCCTAAAAGCCTATCTCTCCAAGGACAAGCCAACCCTCTACTTGATCGGAGACTCTACGGTCAAAAACGGCCAAGGTGATGGCGCTGGCGGGCTCTGGGGCTGGGGTGATTATATGGCTCCTTACTTTGACCTGGATCGGATAAAAGTCCAAAACCACGCACTGGGCGGCACCAGCAGCCGAACGTACCAGACCTATGGCCTTTGGGAAAAAGTCCGCGAGCAACTCGAACCTGGCGATTATGTCATCATGCAGTTTGGCCATAATGATAGCAGCCCACTGGATGACAGCCATCGCGCCAGAGGGACCATCCGAAGTGCCGATACGGCGGCAGAGGAAATCTACAACCCCATCACGGAGCAATATGAAACCGTCTACAGTTATGGCCAATACCTCAAACAAATGATCACCGCCACCAAAGCAGCCGGAGCCACACCGATTGTTTGCTCCCTCATCCCGAGAAACAACTGGAAAGACGGAAAAGTAAACCGTGCAAATGACAGCTATGGCCTATGGGCTAAACAGGCCGCAGAAGCCAGAGAAGCTTGCTTTATCGACCTGAACAACATCATTGCCGATGGCTATGACGAACTTGGCGAGGACTATGTGAGGGCCCATTTCTTCAATGACACCGACCACACCCACACCATTCTAGACGGGGCCAAATACAATGCTAAAGCTGTAGTGCAGGGCATCCAAGGATTGGAAGATTGTGACTTGAAGGGGTATTTGGTGGAGGATTGA
- a CDS encoding glycoside hydrolase family 88/105 protein yields the protein MNVRQILKPGMIGALGLAIACSPQTQEDQAASTEPKEVLTDTNTPLHLLQPDYPVPYGFPEEKEVKAVIDRVYEYLDSTTPTEILDKENGAPLSDFSKVDGNSVLKQGDFRLLSYEWGVTYSSMLLAGEVTGDQRYTDYTKQRVKFIADLYPQFKKVDGKAHALHSVLYPGALDDAGALCASFIKTSMTGVDADVRPVVDNFMDYIMNGQFRLEDGTLARNRPLKNTLWLDDLYMSVPAIVQMGKLTGEQKYFDEAVRQIKLFSGRMFNEEKGLYMHGWVQGMDEHPQFHWGRANGWAILTKVEVLNALPEDHPGRPFVLDLLQKHIKGLAKLQSGSGFWHQLLDKSDSYLETSATAIYTYCIAKAVNEGWVDDQAYAPMTLLAWNAVSTKVNDKGQVEGTCVGTGMGFDPAFYYHRPINPYAAHGYGPVIAAGAEVIRMLQMHDFEINDSSVQLLDESSKG from the coding sequence ATGAACGTCCGACAAATACTTAAACCAGGGATGATCGGGGCATTGGGCCTCGCCATTGCCTGCTCTCCTCAAACACAAGAAGATCAAGCGGCCAGCACCGAACCCAAAGAAGTGCTTACCGATACCAATACTCCATTGCACTTGCTGCAGCCAGATTACCCGGTGCCGTATGGCTTTCCGGAAGAAAAAGAAGTGAAGGCTGTGATCGATCGGGTATATGAATACCTGGATTCCACCACTCCTACGGAGATACTGGACAAGGAAAACGGGGCTCCCCTTTCTGATTTCAGCAAAGTAGATGGAAATAGCGTGTTGAAGCAAGGTGACTTCAGGCTGTTGAGCTATGAGTGGGGCGTGACCTATTCCTCCATGTTATTGGCTGGAGAGGTGACCGGTGACCAGCGCTATACCGATTATACCAAGCAGCGTGTCAAGTTCATCGCAGATCTCTATCCACAGTTTAAAAAGGTGGATGGCAAAGCGCATGCACTGCATTCCGTGCTCTATCCAGGAGCCTTGGATGATGCCGGGGCCCTTTGTGCGTCATTTATCAAAACATCGATGACAGGAGTGGATGCTGATGTCCGGCCGGTGGTGGATAATTTTATGGATTATATCATGAACGGTCAGTTCCGTCTGGAGGATGGTACGTTGGCCAGGAATAGGCCCCTTAAGAATACCCTGTGGTTGGATGACCTTTACATGAGCGTACCGGCCATTGTGCAAATGGGCAAGCTGACCGGGGAGCAAAAATACTTTGACGAAGCCGTTCGGCAAATCAAGCTTTTTTCAGGCCGTATGTTCAACGAAGAAAAAGGTCTTTATATGCACGGATGGGTGCAAGGGATGGACGAGCATCCGCAATTCCACTGGGGACGTGCCAATGGTTGGGCAATCCTGACCAAAGTGGAAGTGCTGAATGCATTGCCTGAGGATCACCCGGGAAGGCCGTTTGTGTTGGACTTGCTCCAAAAACACATCAAGGGACTTGCCAAGCTGCAGTCTGGTTCAGGCTTTTGGCATCAATTGCTGGACAAAAGCGATTCTTACTTGGAGACTTCTGCGACAGCCATCTACACGTACTGTATCGCCAAAGCCGTCAATGAAGGCTGGGTAGATGACCAAGCTTATGCCCCCATGACGTTATTGGCCTGGAATGCCGTCAGCACCAAAGTAAATGACAAAGGCCAGGTTGAAGGGACTTGTGTCGGTACGGGAATGGGCTTTGATCCAGCGTTTTACTATCATCGTCCCATCAATCCTTATGCGGCCCATGGTTACGGTCCCGTCATCGCAGCAGGTGCAGAAGTAATCCGCATGCTCCAAATGCATGATTTCGAAATTAACGACAGTTCAGTACAACTGCTGGATGAGTCCTCAAAAGGCTAA
- a CDS encoding glycoside hydrolase family 5 protein, whose product MYQSIYILLFLLFGCNTTSDGSPVSELVDDEGVSPLSVVGTQLVDEHGDLVSLRGVSFGWHNWWPRFYNANSVKWLKKDWHVNVVRAAMGVEPEDGYLERPAWGMEKVKAVVEAAIAEEIYVIIDWHSHHIHLEEAKEFFVKMATKYGNHPNVIYEIYNEPEDDTWPEVKAYSEEVIKAIRKVDADNLILVGSPHWGQDVHLAADDPIIGHENLMYTLHFYAATHKEPLRKRADYALSKGLPLFVSECASMEASGDGKIDQASWEAWYTWMEQNGISWLTWSVSDKDETCSMLLPSASSSGGWGDGDLKAWATLTKRYLSQHQ is encoded by the coding sequence ATGTACCAATCAATTTATATCCTGCTGTTTTTACTTTTTGGCTGCAATACCACTTCAGATGGCAGCCCTGTTTCGGAACTGGTCGATGATGAAGGTGTCAGCCCCCTTTCGGTGGTGGGCACGCAACTGGTAGATGAGCATGGCGATTTGGTCTCGCTGCGAGGAGTGAGTTTTGGATGGCACAATTGGTGGCCAAGATTTTACAATGCGAATAGCGTAAAATGGTTAAAAAAAGACTGGCACGTCAATGTGGTCCGCGCGGCCATGGGAGTGGAGCCTGAAGACGGCTATTTGGAGCGTCCGGCATGGGGGATGGAGAAAGTAAAGGCGGTCGTGGAAGCGGCTATAGCGGAAGAAATTTATGTGATCATCGATTGGCATAGCCATCATATCCATTTGGAAGAAGCGAAGGAATTTTTTGTAAAAATGGCCACTAAATATGGAAATCATCCGAATGTGATTTATGAAATCTACAATGAACCGGAGGATGACACTTGGCCGGAAGTCAAGGCATACAGTGAGGAAGTGATCAAGGCTATCAGGAAAGTGGATGCCGATAATTTGATTTTGGTAGGATCTCCACATTGGGGTCAAGATGTGCATTTGGCCGCAGATGATCCCATTATCGGCCATGAAAACCTGATGTATACGCTGCACTTTTATGCTGCTACGCACAAGGAACCTTTAAGGAAACGTGCCGATTATGCTTTATCGAAAGGGCTGCCATTGTTTGTGTCAGAATGTGCATCCATGGAAGCTTCCGGGGATGGAAAAATCGATCAGGCTTCGTGGGAGGCTTGGTACACATGGATGGAGCAAAATGGCATCAGCTGGCTGACATGGTCAGTTTCAGACAAGGACGAGACCTGTTCCATGCTCCTTCCTTCCGCATCATCTTCAGGAGGTTGGGGAGATGGTGACCTAAAAGCATGGGCTACGCTTACCAAGCGATATTTATCTCAGCATCAATAA